In Hymenobacter aquaticus, a single window of DNA contains:
- a CDS encoding metal-dependent hydrolase yields MFIGHYGLAFGAKAAKPQLSLGILFMAVQLADLLWPTLLLVGAERVELLPSAGQAVTFSHYPISHSLLMSGVWSVLLGLGYWMRRRDKPAALLLGLAVFSHWLLDVVVHGPDLPLFPGNSPLVGLGLWNNLLLSQVVEVPIFGAGLYLYLKRTQALNKTGRYALWSLVAFLLLVHFSNFFSPTPTSVTELGWLGQLMWLPVLWAWWADRNRASRPAGPATSETRPASVPSIS; encoded by the coding sequence ATGTTCATTGGTCATTATGGGCTGGCCTTCGGGGCCAAAGCCGCCAAGCCCCAACTTTCCCTGGGAATCCTGTTTATGGCCGTGCAGCTGGCCGATCTGCTCTGGCCCACGCTGCTGCTAGTGGGTGCCGAGCGGGTAGAGCTGCTGCCCAGCGCCGGGCAGGCCGTTACGTTTTCCCACTACCCCATTTCCCACAGCTTGCTGATGAGCGGGGTGTGGAGCGTGCTGCTGGGACTGGGCTACTGGATGCGGCGGCGCGACAAGCCGGCGGCCCTGCTGCTGGGCTTGGCCGTGTTCAGCCACTGGTTGCTTGACGTGGTCGTGCACGGCCCCGATTTGCCCTTGTTTCCCGGCAACTCGCCTTTGGTTGGGCTGGGGCTGTGGAATAATCTGCTGCTGAGCCAGGTGGTAGAAGTGCCGATTTTCGGGGCGGGGCTCTACCTGTATTTGAAGCGCACCCAGGCCCTGAACAAGACCGGCCGCTACGCGCTGTGGTCGTTGGTGGCGTTTCTCTTGCTGGTACACTTCAGCAACTTTTTCAGCCCCACGCCCACCAGCGTCACCGAGCTGGGCTGGCTGGGGCAGCTCATGTGGCTGCCGGTGCTGTGGGCTTGGTGGGCCGACCGGAACCGCGCCAGCCGCCCCGCTGGGCCGGCTACTTCCGAAACGCGCCCGGCGTCTGTCCCGTCCATTTCTTAA
- the mazG gene encoding nucleoside triphosphate pyrophosphohydrolase, with protein sequence METQPTMPNRRAEQLAAFGRLLDVLDRLRAECPWDRKQTMQSLRHLTIEETYELSDAILRDDLADVKKELGDVMLHLTFYAKIASETGHFDIADVLNAQCEKLIFRHPHIYGDTTVTSEEDVKRNWEQLKLQEKGNSSVLGGVPTSLPALVKAMRIQEKARGAGFDWEKPEQVWAKVQEELGEFGVEYAHTDPGQRHQERAAAEFGDLLFSLVNFARFAGINPEEALERTNRKFIQRFQYLETESARDGHKLADLNLAQMDTYWEKAKKLNLSQQENDEPK encoded by the coding sequence ATGGAAACACAACCCACAATGCCCAACCGGCGCGCCGAACAGCTGGCCGCCTTCGGCCGCCTCCTCGACGTGCTGGACCGCCTGCGGGCCGAATGCCCCTGGGACCGGAAACAAACTATGCAGAGTTTACGTCATCTCACTATCGAAGAAACGTACGAACTCTCCGACGCCATCCTGCGGGATGATCTGGCAGATGTGAAGAAAGAGCTCGGCGACGTGATGCTGCACCTCACGTTCTACGCCAAAATAGCCTCCGAGACGGGCCATTTTGATATTGCGGACGTCCTGAATGCCCAGTGCGAGAAACTCATCTTCCGGCACCCCCACATCTATGGCGACACCACCGTGACGAGCGAAGAGGACGTGAAGCGCAACTGGGAGCAGCTGAAATTGCAGGAAAAAGGCAACTCCTCCGTGCTGGGCGGCGTACCAACGTCGCTACCGGCCCTAGTTAAGGCAATGCGGATTCAGGAAAAGGCCCGGGGCGCGGGCTTCGATTGGGAAAAGCCCGAGCAGGTTTGGGCGAAAGTGCAGGAAGAGTTAGGAGAATTCGGAGTTGAGTATGCACACACTGACCCTGGGCAGCGCCATCAGGAACGGGCGGCGGCTGAATTTGGCGACCTGCTTTTTTCGCTGGTCAACTTCGCCCGCTTCGCCGGCATCAACCCGGAAGAAGCCTTGGAACGCACCAACCGGAAGTTCATTCAGCGCTTCCAATACCTCGAAACGGAGTCGGCCCGCGACGGGCACAAACTAGCCGATTTGAACCTGGCCCAAATGGACACCTACTGGGAAAAGGCCAAAAAACTGAACTTAAGTCAGCAAGAAAACGACGAACCGAAATAG
- the hemH gene encoding ferrochelatase, protein MPTPASPQRRIGVLLVNLGTPDSPQTPDVRRYLNEFLTDGRVIDMPAAVRYPLFQGLVVPLRAPKSAKIYQQLWTERGSPLLYHGLDLQKLVQEKLGKDYVVAFGMRYQNPSIEKALDELRAAAVDRIIVLPLFPQYAAASTGSVQEKVMDIVSKWWVVPSISFISTFTDDPGFIGTFVTLGKAEMAKREYDHVVFSYHGIPERHVLKGSHNNYCKLGTCCNSYNKNNRYCYRAQCYETSRQLAAGLGLAPEQYTTSFQSRLQSRLRDPWLQPYTDEVLKEMPAKGIKNVLTFSPAFVADCLETTIEVGLEFKEMFEEAGGEHWQLVPSLNSHPQWVEGVVNMIHRN, encoded by the coding sequence ATGCCAACTCCCGCCTCTCCGCAGCGCCGCATCGGCGTGTTGCTTGTCAACCTGGGTACGCCCGACTCGCCCCAAACGCCCGACGTGCGCCGCTACCTCAACGAATTCCTGACCGACGGCCGGGTTATCGACATGCCCGCCGCCGTGCGCTACCCGCTGTTTCAGGGCCTGGTAGTACCGCTGCGGGCCCCGAAGTCAGCCAAGATCTACCAGCAGCTCTGGACCGAGCGGGGCTCTCCCCTGCTCTACCACGGCCTCGATTTGCAGAAGCTGGTGCAGGAGAAGCTGGGCAAAGACTACGTGGTGGCTTTCGGCATGCGCTACCAGAATCCTAGCATCGAAAAGGCCTTAGACGAGCTGCGCGCAGCCGCCGTCGACCGGATTATCGTGCTGCCGTTGTTTCCGCAGTACGCAGCGGCCAGCACGGGCTCGGTGCAGGAAAAGGTAATGGACATCGTGAGCAAGTGGTGGGTGGTGCCCAGCATCAGCTTTATCAGCACCTTCACCGACGACCCGGGCTTTATCGGCACCTTCGTGACCCTGGGCAAGGCGGAAATGGCCAAGCGCGAGTACGACCATGTCGTATTCAGCTACCACGGTATTCCGGAGCGGCACGTGCTCAAGGGCAGCCACAACAACTACTGCAAGCTGGGCACCTGCTGCAACAGCTACAACAAGAACAACCGCTACTGCTACCGGGCCCAGTGCTACGAAACTTCCCGGCAGCTGGCCGCCGGCCTGGGCCTGGCGCCCGAGCAGTACACCACTTCTTTCCAGAGCCGCCTGCAAAGCCGCCTGCGCGACCCGTGGCTACAGCCCTACACCGATGAAGTCCTAAAAGAGATGCCCGCCAAAGGCATCAAGAACGTGTTGACCTTCAGCCCGGCGTTCGTGGCCGACTGTCTCGAAACGACCATCGAGGTGGGCCTGGAGTTCAAGGAAATGTTTGAGGAAGCCGGCGGGGAACATTGGCAGCTGGTGCCTAGCCTGAATTCGCACCCGCAGTGGGTAGAGGGCGTTGTGAACATGATTCACCGCAACTAA
- a CDS encoding PRC-barrel domain-containing protein — translation MEPTSSPIPSAEGMHLRRLRDLTEFEVADGSPDVRGWAVRGGDGHKFGDVYELIVEEEALKVRYLDVELDPSLNVSRHERHILIPVGVAALDEDGDNVFVPSLNKELVLEYPPYQEIQITREYEEAMLRSLKLPLPEARSASFYDQDSYNEQSFYQNRRPEATDGLRRRSSAG, via the coding sequence ATGGAACCCACCTCTTCGCCTATTCCTTCCGCCGAAGGAATGCACCTGCGCCGCTTGCGCGACCTGACTGAGTTTGAAGTAGCCGATGGCAGCCCCGACGTGCGGGGCTGGGCCGTGCGCGGCGGCGACGGCCACAAGTTCGGCGACGTCTATGAGCTAATCGTTGAGGAAGAGGCGCTGAAAGTGCGCTACCTCGACGTAGAGCTGGATCCGTCCCTGAACGTGAGCCGGCACGAGCGTCACATTCTGATTCCGGTGGGCGTGGCGGCTCTCGACGAAGACGGCGACAACGTATTCGTGCCCTCTCTGAACAAGGAGCTGGTGCTGGAATACCCGCCCTACCAGGAAATCCAGATTACCCGCGAATACGAGGAAGCCATGCTGCGTAGCCTCAAGCTGCCCCTGCCCGAAGCCCGCAGTGCCAGCTTCTACGACCAGGACTCGTATAACGAGCAGAGTTTTTACCAGAACCGTCGCCCGGAAGCTACCGACGGACTCCGTCGGCGCAGTTCCGCCGGTTAG
- a CDS encoding AraC family transcriptional regulator: MTKVTFPQAVDTLSVGLLNVMLWATTQAGADYAELCQKLDLTPAQLTDPDARVPIATIQQLWAEAVRVTQDPHLSLHLGEKVGLGDIGILGYVMSHCPTLGAALNQLVRYQDVACSGVKLTVRREVELCWLDMAITSAAIIYPEYVINSEFSTYLTAFRALTGQPLAPRELHLAYPEPADTQEHERVFAPARLVFGTAQSSISFDVALLDLPIINANPVLFPLFEQHAAALLSRLRQPSLPDQVKHEIVDLLKGAEPTLATVADRLTMGVRTLQLKLKETGHTYQQLLDSVRHELACRHLRDAQFSTTDIAFLLGYSEPSAFVRSFKKWTGQTPGAFRK, translated from the coding sequence ATGACAAAAGTCACCTTTCCCCAAGCTGTCGATACGCTGTCGGTGGGCCTGCTCAACGTGATGCTCTGGGCCACCACCCAGGCCGGGGCCGACTATGCCGAGTTGTGTCAAAAGCTGGACCTGACGCCGGCCCAGCTCACCGACCCCGACGCCCGGGTACCCATTGCCACCATTCAGCAGCTCTGGGCCGAAGCCGTGCGCGTCACTCAGGACCCGCACTTGTCGTTGCACCTGGGCGAGAAAGTAGGCCTCGGCGACATTGGCATTCTGGGCTACGTCATGTCGCACTGTCCCACGCTGGGCGCGGCCCTGAACCAGCTGGTGCGCTACCAGGACGTGGCTTGCTCCGGCGTCAAGCTCACCGTGCGGCGCGAAGTGGAGCTCTGCTGGCTGGACATGGCCATAACCAGCGCGGCCATTATCTACCCGGAGTACGTCATCAACTCCGAGTTTTCGACCTACCTCACCGCCTTCCGGGCCCTTACCGGTCAGCCGCTGGCCCCGCGGGAGCTGCACTTGGCCTACCCCGAGCCCGCCGACACGCAGGAGCACGAGCGGGTGTTTGCCCCGGCCCGGCTGGTTTTCGGCACCGCCCAGAGCAGCATTAGCTTCGACGTGGCCCTGCTCGACTTGCCCATTATCAATGCCAATCCGGTGCTGTTTCCGCTGTTTGAGCAGCACGCGGCGGCCTTGCTGAGCCGTCTGCGCCAGCCCAGCCTGCCCGACCAGGTAAAGCACGAAATTGTGGACCTGCTCAAAGGCGCCGAGCCTACCTTGGCTACCGTGGCCGACCGGCTCACGATGGGCGTACGCACGTTGCAGCTCAAGCTCAAGGAAACCGGCCATACGTATCAGCAGCTGCTCGATTCGGTGCGGCACGAGCTGGCCTGCCGCCACCTGCGCGACGCCCAGTTCAGCACCACCGACATTGCCTTTCTGCTCGGCTATTCCGAGCCCAGCGCGTTTGTGCGCTCCTTTAAGAAATGGACGGGACAGACGCCGGGCGCGTTTCGGAAGTAG
- a CDS encoding ExbD/TolR family protein, translated as MPKVKPHRTSPSLDMTPMVDLAFLLVTFFMLTTKFAPEEAVVVDTPSSTSEIRLPESHVITISVDKDKRVFFGMDDAKPKLDLLTRVGAKYGVSFTAAQAKTFSNLSSFGVPVQQLPDFLNRDNEQRKAIKQPGIPADSLNNQFIDWVVEAQAASRKEFGKPAFVAIKGDGNADVPTVKKVIKLLQEKNINRFNLITDLESKPVAGK; from the coding sequence ATGCCAAAAGTAAAACCTCATAGAACGTCCCCGTCGTTGGATATGACTCCGATGGTGGACTTGGCATTCCTGCTGGTGACCTTCTTCATGCTCACCACCAAGTTTGCCCCCGAGGAAGCTGTAGTGGTGGATACGCCCTCATCTACTTCGGAGATTCGCCTGCCCGAAAGCCACGTTATTACCATCTCGGTAGACAAGGACAAGCGGGTATTCTTCGGCATGGATGACGCCAAACCCAAGCTGGACCTGTTGACCCGGGTAGGTGCTAAGTACGGAGTAAGCTTCACGGCTGCTCAGGCGAAGACCTTCTCCAACCTGTCGAGCTTTGGCGTACCGGTACAACAGCTTCCCGACTTCCTGAACCGCGACAACGAGCAGCGCAAAGCCATCAAGCAGCCCGGCATCCCTGCCGACTCCTTGAACAACCAGTTTATCGACTGGGTGGTAGAAGCGCAGGCCGCCAGCCGCAAGGAGTTCGGCAAGCCCGCTTTCGTGGCCATCAAAGGCGACGGCAACGCGGACGTACCAACCGTGAAGAAAGTCATCAAACTGCTGCAGGAGAAGAACATCAACCGTTTCAACCTGATTACCGACTTGGAGTCCAAGCCAGTAGCCGGGAAATAA
- the glmM gene encoding phosphoglucosamine mutase: MALIKSISGIRGTIGGAAGEGLTPIDIVKYAAAFGTWVLEKTQNNTIVIGRDARISGEMVSKLVEGTLRGLGINVIDLGLSTTPTVEIAVPAKKAGGGIILTASHNPKQWNALKLLNDKGEFISDEEGQAVLALGDNESFDFAPVNKLGQYTADNSFFEKHIKAILALPLVDVEAIKAKNFRVVIDCVNSTGGIVVPMLLEALGVEKVEKLFCEPTGDFAHNPEPLPENLRDIARVLEKGSFDLGIVVDPDVDRLALVNEDGTMFGEEYTLVAVADYVLQQNGGGNTVSNLSSTRALRDVTEKHGGQYAAAAVGEVNVVTKMKETAAIIGGEGNGGIIYPELHYGRDSLVGIALFLSHLAKSNLTMTRLRASYPGYFISKNKIELTPEIDTDQVLVQMKERYAKQPVNTIDGVKIEFDKEWVHLRKSNTEPIIRIYAESDSNATADHLANKIIADIKEIISVKS, translated from the coding sequence GTGGCACTGATCAAATCAATTTCCGGCATTCGGGGCACTATCGGCGGCGCCGCAGGCGAGGGCCTGACCCCCATTGACATCGTGAAGTACGCAGCGGCTTTTGGCACCTGGGTACTGGAGAAAACCCAGAACAACACCATCGTAATCGGGCGCGACGCGCGCATTTCGGGCGAGATGGTCAGTAAGCTGGTAGAAGGCACGCTGCGCGGGCTGGGCATCAACGTCATCGACCTGGGCCTGAGCACTACGCCCACGGTGGAAATAGCCGTGCCGGCCAAGAAAGCGGGCGGCGGCATTATCCTCACGGCCTCGCACAACCCCAAGCAGTGGAACGCGCTGAAGCTGCTCAACGATAAGGGCGAGTTTATTTCCGACGAGGAAGGGCAGGCCGTGCTGGCGCTGGGCGACAACGAGTCGTTCGATTTCGCCCCGGTGAACAAGCTGGGCCAGTATACGGCCGATAACAGCTTCTTCGAAAAGCACATCAAAGCCATTCTGGCGCTGCCCCTGGTAGACGTGGAGGCCATCAAGGCCAAAAACTTCCGGGTGGTGATTGACTGCGTCAACTCGACCGGGGGCATCGTGGTGCCCATGCTGCTCGAAGCCCTGGGTGTGGAGAAGGTAGAAAAGCTGTTTTGCGAACCGACCGGCGACTTTGCCCACAACCCCGAGCCGCTGCCAGAAAACCTGCGCGACATTGCCCGGGTGCTGGAAAAAGGCTCCTTTGACCTAGGTATCGTGGTGGACCCCGACGTGGACCGCCTGGCCCTAGTGAACGAGGACGGCACCATGTTCGGTGAGGAATATACCCTGGTAGCCGTGGCCGACTACGTGCTGCAGCAGAACGGGGGCGGCAACACGGTCAGCAACCTGAGCAGCACCCGCGCCCTGCGCGACGTGACCGAGAAGCACGGCGGCCAGTACGCCGCCGCGGCGGTAGGCGAGGTAAACGTGGTGACCAAGATGAAGGAAACCGCTGCTATTATCGGCGGCGAGGGCAACGGCGGCATCATCTACCCCGAGCTGCACTACGGCCGCGACTCGTTGGTGGGCATCGCGCTTTTCCTGAGCCACCTGGCCAAGTCGAACCTGACCATGACGCGCCTGCGGGCTTCGTACCCGGGCTATTTCATCTCGAAAAACAAGATTGAGCTGACGCCCGAAATCGACACCGACCAAGTGCTGGTGCAGATGAAGGAGCGCTACGCCAAGCAGCCCGTAAACACGATTGACGGCGTGAAAATCGAGTTCGACAAGGAGTGGGTGCACCTGCGCAAGTCGAACACCGAGCCCATCATCCGCATCTACGCCGAGTCGGACTCCAATGCCACGGCCGACCATCTGGCCAACAAGATCATTGCTGACATTAAGGAGATTATCTCGGTAAAGAGCTAG
- the der gene encoding ribosome biogenesis GTPase Der produces MKNTIAIVGRPNVGKSTLFNRLVGHRKAIMDNQSGVTRDRHYGYGEWIGKHFTVIDTGGYVHGSDDVFEEGIRRQVKLAIDEADVVLFMVDVDAGMHGLDEEFANVLRRYQGKKPIYLVGNKADTNARAHAAGEFYALGVGDGDIFTISSQSGSGTGDLLDAVVSHFEDPWEEVTETELPKIAVVGRPNVGKSSLVNLLLGEERTIVTDIAGTTRDAIKTRYNAFGNEFILIDTAGLRRKTKVKEDIEFYSVLRSIRAMEESDVCIVMLDATRGVEAQDVNIIALADKNRKGIVILVNKWDLVEDKETNTTKKIEEQIYEKIAPIAYPPIIFTSVLTKQRVHKAIETAITVYENKTKKIPTSQLNEVMLRVIEEHQPPSTKGKMVRIKYVTQLPTHNPVFAFFCNLPQYVSESYTRYLENRLRENFDFGGVPIGIIFRKK; encoded by the coding sequence ATGAAGAATACCATTGCAATTGTGGGCCGCCCCAACGTGGGCAAATCCACCCTGTTCAACCGCCTCGTGGGTCACCGCAAGGCTATTATGGACAACCAGAGCGGCGTCACCCGCGACCGGCACTACGGCTACGGCGAGTGGATCGGCAAGCACTTTACCGTGATTGACACCGGCGGCTACGTGCACGGCTCCGACGACGTGTTCGAAGAAGGCATCCGCCGCCAGGTGAAGCTGGCCATCGACGAGGCCGACGTGGTCTTGTTCATGGTCGACGTGGACGCCGGCATGCACGGCCTCGATGAGGAGTTTGCCAACGTGCTGCGCCGCTACCAGGGCAAAAAGCCGATTTATCTGGTCGGCAACAAGGCCGATACCAACGCCCGGGCCCACGCGGCCGGCGAGTTCTACGCCCTGGGCGTCGGCGACGGCGACATCTTCACCATCAGCTCCCAAAGCGGCTCCGGCACCGGCGACTTGCTCGACGCCGTGGTGTCGCACTTCGAGGATCCGTGGGAAGAAGTTACCGAAACCGAGCTGCCCAAGATTGCCGTGGTCGGCCGCCCCAACGTGGGCAAGTCGAGCCTGGTAAACCTGCTGCTGGGCGAGGAGCGCACCATCGTCACCGACATTGCCGGCACCACCCGCGACGCCATCAAGACGCGCTACAACGCCTTCGGCAACGAGTTCATCCTGATTGACACGGCCGGTTTGCGCCGCAAGACCAAGGTGAAAGAGGACATCGAATTCTACTCCGTGCTCCGCTCGATTCGGGCCATGGAAGAGTCCGACGTCTGCATCGTGATGCTCGACGCCACCCGCGGCGTGGAGGCCCAGGACGTGAACATCATTGCCCTGGCCGACAAAAACCGCAAGGGCATCGTGATTCTGGTGAACAAGTGGGACCTGGTCGAGGACAAGGAAACCAACACGACCAAGAAAATCGAGGAGCAGATTTACGAGAAGATAGCGCCCATTGCCTATCCGCCCATCATCTTCACCTCGGTGCTCACCAAGCAGCGCGTGCACAAGGCCATTGAAACGGCCATTACGGTGTATGAGAACAAGACCAAGAAAATCCCGACTTCCCAGCTCAACGAGGTGATGCTGCGCGTGATTGAGGAGCACCAGCCGCCGTCCACGAAGGGCAAGATGGTGCGCATCAAGTACGTCACCCAGCTGCCCACGCACAACCCGGTGTTTGCCTTCTTCTGCAACCTGCCCCAATACGTGAGCGAGTCGTATACCCGCTACCTGGAAAACCGCCTGCGCGAAAACTTCGACTTCGGCGGGGTGCCCATCGGCATCATCTTCCGCAAGAAGTAA
- a CDS encoding MotA/TolQ/ExbB proton channel family protein, producing the protein MEQKNAMNKNVRPTAPAAPKGEAKGGSAFAAIVIPLALIVSIIIYKFVFGSPGNFQGGNPENNPLPGNYLGIIYKGGVIVPILLTLFLLVITFSIERFLTISKAKGTKSIEAFIRNVRQKLNVNDITGALAACDQQKGSVASVVKAGLGKYQEMARDRSMDKDSKIAAIQKEIEESTALELPMLEKNLVILSTIASVATLIGLLGTVFGMINAFSALANAGAPDAVGLANGISEALINTALGILTSALAIIAYNFFTSKIDELTYSIDEAGFSIIQTFASQHGEKETYTA; encoded by the coding sequence ATGGAACAAAAGAATGCCATGAATAAAAACGTGCGGCCCACCGCTCCCGCTGCTCCCAAGGGTGAAGCGAAAGGCGGTTCCGCGTTTGCCGCCATCGTGATTCCACTGGCGTTGATCGTATCGATTATCATCTACAAATTTGTGTTTGGTAGCCCCGGTAACTTCCAAGGCGGCAATCCTGAAAACAACCCCCTGCCCGGTAACTACCTCGGCATCATCTACAAGGGTGGTGTTATCGTACCCATCCTGCTGACCCTGTTCCTGTTGGTAATCACCTTCTCGATCGAGCGTTTCCTGACCATCAGCAAGGCTAAAGGCACCAAGAGCATCGAAGCCTTCATCCGCAACGTGCGTCAGAAACTGAACGTGAACGACATCACCGGCGCTCTGGCCGCCTGCGACCAGCAGAAAGGCTCGGTAGCCAGCGTGGTGAAAGCTGGCCTGGGCAAATACCAGGAGATGGCTCGTGACCGTAGCATGGACAAAGACTCCAAAATTGCCGCTATCCAGAAAGAAATCGAGGAATCGACGGCTCTGGAACTGCCTATGTTGGAGAAAAACCTGGTTATCCTGTCGACCATCGCTTCGGTAGCTACCCTGATCGGTCTGCTCGGTACGGTATTCGGTATGATCAACGCCTTCTCGGCTCTGGCAAACGCCGGTGCTCCCGACGCCGTAGGTCTGGCCAACGGTATTTCGGAAGCTCTGATCAACACGGCTCTGGGTATCTTGACCTCAGCCCTGGCTATCATCGCCTACAACTTCTTCACCAGCAAGATTGACGAGCTGACCTACAGCATCGACGAAGCTGGCTTCAGCATTATCCAGACGTTTGCTTCGCAGCACGGCGAAAAAGAAACTTATACTGCCTAG
- a CDS encoding cysteine desulfurase family protein yields the protein MAVYFDNAATTPLDPDVLDAMLPFMREHFGNPSSIHGHGRKVRAAIENARKTIAHLINAAPAEISFTSGGTEGDNYAAFGSIRTLGLRHAVTSKLEHHAVLHTLQALEKTGDITLSYVQHDEQGRLDLAHLDELLKANGRSFVSLMHANNEIGNLNDIATIGDICQEHKAIFHTDTVQTMGHYQHDVQQLKNHFLVGSAHKFHGPKGVGFLYRRPGEQVSPLIHGGSQERNVRAGTENVYGIVGLAKALEIACRDMDAHHRHIQTLKDRFIARLTAEIDDVQFNGLSALADQSLYTVLSVSLPPSANSEMLLFNLDINRVSVSGGSACSSGADAGSHVLRALGCDPQRGAIRFSMSKYNTAEEVDYAVEQLAKMYRKVPA from the coding sequence ATGGCCGTGTACTTCGACAATGCGGCGACCACGCCTCTCGATCCGGACGTTCTGGATGCGATGCTGCCCTTCATGCGCGAGCATTTCGGCAATCCCAGTAGCATTCACGGCCACGGCCGTAAGGTGCGGGCCGCCATCGAGAATGCCCGCAAGACCATTGCGCACCTGATTAATGCCGCGCCGGCCGAAATCTCCTTTACCTCCGGCGGTACTGAGGGCGACAACTACGCCGCTTTTGGCAGCATCCGGACGCTGGGGCTGCGCCACGCCGTTACCTCCAAGCTGGAGCACCACGCGGTGCTGCACACCTTGCAGGCCCTGGAAAAAACCGGCGACATTACGCTCAGCTACGTGCAACACGACGAGCAGGGCCGCCTGGATCTGGCGCACCTGGATGAGTTGCTGAAAGCCAACGGCCGCTCGTTCGTGAGCCTGATGCACGCCAACAACGAAATCGGCAACCTGAACGACATTGCCACCATCGGCGACATCTGCCAGGAGCACAAGGCCATTTTTCACACCGATACGGTGCAGACGATGGGCCACTACCAGCACGACGTGCAGCAGCTCAAAAACCACTTTCTGGTGGGCTCGGCGCACAAATTTCACGGCCCGAAAGGCGTGGGGTTTCTGTACCGGCGGCCGGGGGAGCAGGTGAGCCCCCTGATTCATGGTGGCTCGCAGGAGCGCAACGTGCGGGCCGGGACCGAAAACGTGTACGGCATCGTGGGCTTGGCCAAGGCGCTGGAAATTGCCTGTCGGGACATGGATGCCCACCACCGGCACATTCAGACGCTGAAAGACCGGTTTATTGCCCGCCTGACGGCCGAAATCGACGACGTGCAGTTCAACGGCCTTTCGGCCCTGGCCGACCAGAGCCTGTACACGGTGCTGAGCGTGAGCTTGCCGCCGTCGGCCAACAGTGAGATGCTGCTCTTCAACCTAGACATCAACCGGGTATCGGTATCGGGGGGCTCGGCTTGCAGCAGTGGCGCCGATGCCGGCTCGCACGTGCTCAGGGCGCTGGGCTGCGACCCGCAGCGCGGCGCCATCCGCTTCTCGATGAGCAAGTACAACACGGCCGAGGAGGTAGACTACGCCGTGGAGCAGTTGGCCAAAATGTACCGCAAAGTACCCGCGTAA
- the era gene encoding GTPase Era, which translates to MNPEPKPHRAGFVSIIGKPNVGKSTLMNALMGERLSIVTSKAQTTRHRILGILNGDDFQLVYSDTPGIIQPKYELHNAMMSFVYSSLEDADVVLFVTDIYEKHDEEPVVERLRKMVNTPILLLVNKIDQADQAEVEAKVEYWREQLPNAARVLPISALEKFGTGELLDLVLGYLPEHPAYYPKDELTDKPERFFAAEMIREKIFKLYKKEVPYSCEVGIEEFKEEEDIIRIRATIYVERASQKGIIIGNKGEALKKVGTWAREEMEKFFQKKVFLETHVKVNENWRTDPKALNRFGYSQ; encoded by the coding sequence GTGAATCCCGAACCTAAACCGCACCGCGCTGGCTTTGTGAGCATTATCGGCAAGCCCAACGTGGGCAAGTCGACGCTGATGAACGCCCTGATGGGCGAGCGGCTCAGCATTGTCACCAGCAAGGCCCAGACCACGCGCCACCGCATCCTGGGCATCCTCAACGGCGACGACTTCCAGCTGGTCTACTCCGACACGCCCGGCATTATTCAGCCCAAATACGAGCTGCACAACGCCATGATGTCGTTCGTGTACAGCTCCCTGGAAGACGCCGACGTCGTATTGTTCGTCACCGATATCTACGAAAAGCACGACGAGGAGCCCGTGGTGGAGCGCCTGCGCAAAATGGTGAACACGCCGATTCTGCTGCTGGTCAACAAAATCGACCAGGCTGACCAGGCCGAGGTGGAAGCCAAAGTAGAGTACTGGCGCGAGCAGCTGCCCAACGCGGCCCGCGTGCTGCCCATTTCGGCCCTTGAGAAGTTCGGCACCGGCGAGTTGCTCGACCTCGTGCTGGGCTACCTGCCCGAGCACCCGGCGTACTACCCCAAGGATGAGCTCACCGACAAGCCCGAGCGGTTCTTCGCCGCCGAGATGATTCGGGAGAAGATCTTCAAGCTCTACAAGAAGGAAGTTCCCTACAGCTGCGAAGTCGGCATCGAGGAGTTCAAGGAGGAAGAAGATATCATCCGCATCCGGGCCACCATCTACGTGGAGCGGGCCAGCCAGAAAGGCATCATCATCGGCAACAAGGGCGAGGCCCTGAAGAAAGTGGGCACCTGGGCCCGCGAGGAAATGGAGAAGTTCTTCCAGAAGAAAGTCTTCCTCGAAACCCACGTCAAAGTCAACGAAAACTGGCGCACCGACCCCAAAGCCCTGAACCGCTTCGGCTACAGCCAATAG